A stretch of the Opisthocomus hoazin isolate bOpiHoa1 chromosome 2, bOpiHoa1.hap1, whole genome shotgun sequence genome encodes the following:
- the KIAA0408 gene encoding uncharacterized protein KIAA0408 homolog, with the protein MDLRKQLENTERNWNKEKMELLERFDNERKEWECQWKIMQKKIEELYQEVKLRRESNMNVHDNKAIQSKMLQLSVHSPASEESDTVELNYQPNVANDKMEKRSLLSKTGHECKETRAKSRNNTPSMDSLAFENREEPEDSLNIRTSKKNAKNCIGDLNAALKELARVSEELCSYQEEIRKKSNHRRMKSLPFLGEFEETQNTVILPQMNRVSSNESQTSVAFETEEHNNRKNLMSSTKVLKDVSYGGLTGDRGTDFRPWQKKEAPPVPPRSTSRHLTNSLSAVVQISEAPIRDPGIKSNCKAQDCRSGRKLRNPSPVNPSETAAACANEGQAVKGPVMVAAAIPVTKNECNVRTIFCHNTWAYDVGKLGKDSKSEPSPLSAQKSCSDGNMAQSSKMHQKQNPKSHSSPYYSNDFYAPATLHNDLLGDSRCTLGKTQRNETLAAKIDEFNRTVFHTDKRNNALQENEVPRTASEDHRPCSPLCDSAISKPETVTTSCVSNPKFSAAKEQETSNPGKAVRMVGQQKQINGLPNTSGYRHMLHEHDWRPSNLSGRPRSADSRSNYGVVEKLLKNYEKSTVISPCNTKCCKDKWTRANSEFTDGGCETLSQYVEMLQTDQGKQEFPRNLARHSGQQLKQGKERQKLPEALPIYSSIGSQKQKGMA; encoded by the exons ATGGACCTGCGTAAACAACTGGAGAATACTGAGAGGAACTGGAATAAAGAGAAGATGGAATTGCTGGAGAGATTTGACAATGAAAGGAAAGAATGGGAATGTCAATGGAAGATCATGCAGAAGAAAATAGAAGAG CTTTACCAGGAGGTAAAACTTAGAAGGGAGAGCAATATGAATGTCCATGATAATAAGGCCATTCAAAGCAAGATGCTGCAGCTGTCCGTTCATTCCCCTGCTTCAGAAGAGAGTGACACAGTGGAGCTGAACTATCAACCTAATGTGGCAAATGACAAGATGGAAAAAAGGAGTTTGCTCAGTAAAACAGGACACGAATGTAAAGAAACCAGAGCCAAGAGCAGAAACAATACTCCGTCAATGGACAGTCTGGCCTTTGAGAACCGTGAGGAACCTGAGGACAGCCTCAACATCAGAACTTCCAAGAAGAATGCCAAGAATTGTATTGGTGATCTCAATGCA GCTCTTAAAGAACTTGCCAGAGTCAGTGAAGAATTATGCAGCTATCAAGAGGAAATTCGAAAGAAGTCCAACCACAGAAG aatgaagTCACTTCCTTTCCTCGGGGAATTTGAGGAAACTCAAAACACAGTTATTCTGCCGCAGATGAACCGTGTGTCCAGCAATGAATCACAGACTTCAGTTGCTTTTGAAACAGAGGAACATAATAATAGGAAGAATCTAATGAGCTCTACCAAGGTTTTGAAGGACGTGTCTTATGGTGGTCTTACTGGTGACAGAGGTACAGACTTCAGACCTTGGCAAAAGAAAGAAGCTCCACCAGTTCCTCCACGGAGCACTTCTCGGCACCTAACAAACTCACTTTCTGCAGTTGTACAGATTTCTGAAGCACCAATAAGAGATCCAGGCATCAAAAGCAATTGCAAGGCCCAGGACTGCAGGAGTGGAAGGAAACTGAGGAATCCTTCACCTGTAAACCCGAGTGAAACTGCAGCAGCCTGTGCAAATGAAGGGCAGGCTGTGAAAGGTCCTGTGATGGTAGCTGCTGCAATACCTGTAACCAAAAATGAGTGCAATGTACGAACAATTTTCTGCCACAACACGTGGGCATATGATGTGGGCAAACTCGGAAAAGACAGTAAAAGTGAGCCTTCCCCACTGTCAGCCCAAAAGAGTTGTTCAGATGGAAATATGGCCCAAAGCAGCAAGATGCACCAGAAACAAAATCCCAAGTCTCACAGCAGCCCTTATTACAGTAACGACTTTTATGCCCCTGCTACCCTGCACAATGATCTGTTGGGAGACTCTAGGTGTACTTTGGGAAAGACCCAAAGAAATGAAACTTTAGCAGCAAAGATCGATGAGTTTAACCGGACTGTGTTTCACACAGATAAACGTAACAATGCTTTGCAAGAAAACGAGGTGCCTCGAACAGCATCAGAAGATCACAGACCCTGCAGCCCACTGTGTGACTCTGCTATTAGCAAGCCAGAAACTGTAACTACATCTTGTGTTTCCAATCCCAAATTCTCTGCAGCAAAGGAACAAGAAACTAGCAACCCCGGCAAAGCTGTCAGAATGGTAGGGCAACAAAAGCAAATCAATGGACTTCCAAATACTAGTGGTTATAGGCACATgcttcatgagcatgactggagaCCAAGTAATTTATCCGGTCGCCCACGTTCAGCTGACTCGAGGTCAAACTATGGTGTTGttgaaaagcttttgaaaaattaCGAAAAATCAACAGTGATTTCTCCATGTAATACGAAATGCTGCAAAGATAAGTGGACACGGGCAAATTCTGAATTCACTGATGGGGGTTGTGAGACATTGAGTCAGTATGTAGAAATGCTCCAGACTGATCAAGGAAAGCAAGAATTTCCGAGGAATTTGGCCAGGCACAGTGGGCAGCAACTCAAGCaaggaaaagagagacagaagTTACCAGAG GCTTTGCCTATATATTCAAGCATAGGCTCACAGAAACAGAAGGGTATGGCATGA